A DNA window from Vigna unguiculata cultivar IT97K-499-35 chromosome 10, ASM411807v1, whole genome shotgun sequence contains the following coding sequences:
- the LOC114165508 gene encoding proline-rich receptor-like protein kinase PERK9 yields MGDFSRGHRFPQSRFHNPLLFSNPSPPEISHRHCSTFPQNFVATSFPLRLRPSNDSTFPVLHLSTTSRHQPRPAHRRSTPSLEIAELIAASGVPRDFLRHTDWAPTRALLNNVEQGFGFRFSRDPFLSRIHRTVLCCVIASDTDCVVIYLILTNAAHGHEIVIEWPTRIKIIIGATKGLSNLHSQENIVHGNLTSSNVLLDEQTKAHITDFGLSRVMTTSTNTNIIATTGSLGYNAPELSKTKKPNTKTDVYSLGVIMLELLTGKPFGMICLAH; encoded by the exons ATGGGAG ATTTCTCTCGTGGCCATCGTTTCCC CCAAAGCCGCTTCCACAACCCCTTGTTGTTTTCAAACCCCTCACCGCCGGAGATAAGCCATCGTCACTGCTCAACATTTCCACAGAACTTCGTCGCGACTTCCTTCCCACTTCGATTGCGACCTAGCAACGACTCGACATTTCCAGTACTCCACCTTTCCACAACATCTCGTCATCAACCAAGACCAGCCCACCGGAGATCGACTCCCTCGCTGGAGATCGCAGAACTCATCGCTGCAAGTGGAGTTCCTCGCGACTTCCTTCGCCACACAGATTGGGCACCAACGCGTGCTTTGTTGAACAATGTCGAACAGGGTTTTGGATTTCGCTTTAGTCGCGATCCATTTCTCTCTCGTATTCACCGCACTGT ATTATGTTGTGTCATTGCTTCTGATACTGATTGTGTTGTGATTTATCTGATTCTAACAAATGCAGCTCATGGGCATGAAATTGTTATTGAATGGCCAACAAGGATAAAGATAATTATTGGAGCGACTAAGGGCTTAAGCAACCTCCATAGCCAAGAGAACATTGTACATGGGAACCTCACATCAAGCAACGTACTATTGGATGAGCAAACAAAAGCCCACATAACAGATTTTGGTCTCTCAAGGGTGATGACAACTTCTACAAACACCAACATCATTGCTACTACAGGAAGCCTTGGCTACAATGCACCAGAGCTTTCCAAGACCAAGAAGCCTAACACAAAGACTGATGTGTACAGTCTTGGTGTCATCATGTTGGAACTCCTAACTGGAAAGCCATTTGGGATGATTTGCTTAGCACATTGA